A single region of the Mustela lutreola isolate mMusLut2 chromosome 2, mMusLut2.pri, whole genome shotgun sequence genome encodes:
- the USF3 gene encoding basic helix-loop-helix domain-containing protein USF3, translated as MPEMTENETPTKKQHRKKNRETHNAVERHRKKKINAGINRIGELIPCSPALKQSKNMILDQAFKYITELKRQNDELLLNGGNNEQAEEIKKLRKQLEEIQKENGRYIELLKANDICLYDDPTIHWKGNLKNSKVSVVIPSDQVQKNIIVYSSGSQPGGNSQGTAVQGITFNVGHNLQKQTANVAPVQRACNLVTPVSISGVYPPENKPWHQTTVSALAANQPVPLCLPATISAQNIVELSTSESESSVLGATSGSLIAVPIGPEAHQHRPLHTCLNDRNSPENKNGQESPKLVRKTVPCATSISTTSSATAAKVHHGSKSCLSIQDFRNDFQTTFVVSVTTTVCSQPPRSAGDSCPVSISKGADSAAVTAVVAPSAPGGGKTATPVSTLSASPLDSSWTLSCSLPSSSVSASDLKNMNSLTRISSAGNTQTTWTTLQLAGNTIQPLSQTPSSAVTPVVNESGPSPTTANHGRPVATGVNLSNSFPADGQAIEQVVVTLPSCPSLPMQPLIAQPQVKSQPPKNILPLNSAMQVIQMAQPVGSAVNTAPGNQNVIILQPPSTTPCPAVMRAEVPNQTVGQQIVIIQAANQNPLPLLSAPPPGSVRLPVNGASALIGSNNSVQNVSTPQTFGGKHLVHILPRPSSLATSSSTQTFSVTMSNQQQPQTISLNGQLFALQPVMSSSGTTNQTPMQIIQPTTSEDPNTNVALNTFGALASLNQSISQMAGQSCVQLSISQPANPPTAANSQTTPVNCVSLTTTVASPVTTDNSATLPSAYSLVTTPSVNAVACLPNMKSKRLNKKPGAKKHLAANKSACPLNPVRDAGKFDCASTDATAEPSCNNDGLLESLPVGLPSVAGSQANSVRVSGAHSVDILNSESVIPESLPKSKSAEETSSPSQESVPSEHFVMTPAKSKDSAPILQRETPQDKPPTSLALSDAAKSCASANVLIPSTNDPHVLVSQVSSLSSTASTAGTDCVSEVEVTAEPCRVEQDSPDTLQATGLLKGPGLTALLCGLEKEKDPQKLSLSVQVDHPDFSSENSKLVDAGVDLHPKQELLLISSDDRDPGPPHSCVPDPEGIGGSLLVSRQADSPMSTSSGSSRSFSVASMLPETTREDVSSSTTTNTCDSCTFVEQTDIVALAARAIFDQDSLEKGRAGSQADVRDVTSKPAEASPLEGDQPFKTQVSKESGAGQAEATPNEFTSQDSIEATVDQPLGKPSCSVGMKTSSASLQVSTSQPPSITSLSVNNLIHQSSSSHPLVSCAGLSQTSEQTTVPATVTLTVASSSYTSQPPGPALMTEYPQEQLSTITGTIPNPQIQEPLLKTSQESRKDSAKRAVQDDLLLSSAKRQKHCQPAPLRLEAMSLMSRTPDSISDQAQMMVSQLPPNSANSVVPISNPAHGDGLTRLFPPSNNFVAPALRQTEVQCSSQNSVAEQQQTQASQHLQALQQHVPAQGVSHLHSNHLYLKQQQQQQQQQQQQQQAVRERHHLYQLQHHIPHAESSVHSQPHNVHQQRTLQQEVQMQKKRNLVQGTQASQLALQPKHPGTDQPRPKSGQPHPHHQQMQQQMQQHFGSSQPEKSCENPSASRNHHSHAQSHLSQDLLHQQPDVGSRQQGSGVSSEHVSGHNPMQRLLTSRGMEQQMVSQPSIVTRPSDMTCAPHRPERNRVSSYSAEALIGKTSSNSEQRMGISIQGSRVSDQLEMRSYLDVPRNKSLALHNMQGRVDHPVAPEIRLSDCQTFKPSGASQQPPSNFEVQSSRNNEIGNPVSSLRTMQSQAFRISQNPGPPPVDRQKRLPYPPVQSIPAGNAIPPRDSENTCHQSFMQSLLAPHLGDQVLGTQRPLSEHQRNTQCGPSSAIEYNCPPAHESVHIRRESESQNRESCDMSLGAINTRNSTLNIPFSSSSSSGDIQGRNTSPNVSVQKSNPMRITDSHGTKGHMNPPVTTNMHGVARPALPHPSVSHGNAEQGPPVRPTNSSVPQRSRHPLQDSSGSKIRQPERNRSGNQRHSNVFDPSLPHLPLSTSGSMILGRQQPTTEKRGSIVRFMPDSPQIPNDNSAPDQHTLSQNFGFPFIPEGGMNPPINANTSFIPQVTQPSATRTPALIPVDPQNTLPSFYPPYSPAHPTLSNDISIPYFSNQMFSNPSTEKVNSGSLNNRFGSILSPPRPVGFAQPSFPLLPDMPPMHMTNSHLSNFNMTSLFPEIATALPDGSAMSPLLTIANSSASDSSKQSSNRPAHNISHILGHDCSSAV; from the exons TGGAGAggcatagaaagaagaaaatcaatgcCGGAATAAATAGGATAGGAGAGCTGATCCCGTGTTCCCCTGCCCTGAAGCAG AGCAAGAATATGATCCTGGACCAAGCCTTTAAATATATAACAGAATTGAAAAGGCAAAATGATGAACTCCTGCTTAATGGAGGAAACAATGAACAAG ctgaagaaattaaaaagctacGTAAACAACTGGaagaaattcaaaaagaaaatggccGATATATCGAATTACTGAAAGCAAATGACATATGCCTATATGATGACCCCACAATCCACtggaaaggaaatcttaaaaactcAAAGGTCTCTGTTGTTATTCCCAGTGATCAGGTTCAAAAAAATATCATTGTTTATTCCAGTGGGAGTCAGCCTGGTGGAAATAGCCAGGGAACAGCTGTTCAGGGGATAACCTTTAATGTTGGTCATAATTTACAAAAGCAGACCGCCAATGTGGCGCCGGTACAGAGGGCTTGCAATCTGGTGACTCCTGTGTCTATTTCTGGAGTTTACCCTCCTGAAAACAAGCCATGGCATCAGACCACAGTTTCTGCATTGGCTGCCAACCAGCCTGTTCCTCTTTGTCTTCCTGCTACCATTTCTGCTCAAAACATTGTCGAGCTTTCCACCTCTGAAAGTGAATCGAGTGTGCTTGGTGCCACCAGTGGCTCACTGATCGCTGTTCCCATTGGGCCTGAAGCCCACCAACATCGTCCCTTGCACACATGTCTGAATGATCGGAATTCTCCTGAAAATAAGAATGGGCAAGAGAGCCCCAAATTAGTGAGGAAAACAGTCCCTTGTGCCACAAGCATCTCTACCACTTCCTCGGCGACTGCTGCGAAAGTGCACCATGGAAGCAAGTCCTGCCTGAGCATACAGGATTTCAGAAATGATTTTCAAACCACCTTCGTCGTTTCAGTTACCACCACAGTCTGCTCCCAGCCCCCCAGGTCTGCAGGTGATTCCTGTCCAGTGAGCATTAGCAAGGGCGCAGACTCTGCAGCTGTTACCGCGGTGGTGGCCCCCTCTGCCCCCGGAGGAGGGAAGACCGCCACTCCCGTAAGTACTCTCTCTGCAAGCCCTTTGGACAGTAGTTGGACACTTTCTTGTTCTTTGCCTTCTTCAAGTGTTAGCGcttcagatttaaaaaacatgaatagCCTTACTCGAATCTCCTCCGCTGGAAACACACAGACAACGTGGACTACTCTGCAACTGGCGGGAAACACTATTCAACCCTTGAGCCAGACACCGTCTTCTGCTGTGACTCCAGTAGTAAATGAGTCTGGTCCCAGCCCTACCACAGCCAACCACGGGAGACCCGTCGCTACAGGTGTTAACTTGAGTAATTCCTTTCCAGCAGATGGGCAGGCAATTGAGCAAGTGGTTGTAACATTGCCTTCTTGCCCATCTTTACCTATGCAGCCGCTGATTGCCCAACCACAAGTTAAATCTCAGCCTCCAAAAAATATCCTTCCTTTGAATTCAGCAATGCAGGTTATTCAGATGGCTCAGCCTGTTGGGTCGGCTGTTAACACAGCTCCAGGTAATCAAAACGTTATCATTCTCCAGCCTCCCAGCACGACCCCTTGCCCAGCGGTGATGAGAGCAGAGGTTCCCAACCAAACCGTGGGTCAACAGATAGTAATCATACAGGCAGCTAATCAGAACCCCTTGCCGCTCCTCTCGGCTCCACCCCCTGGTTCTGTTCGACTCCCTGTCAATGGAGCCAGTGCTCTAATAGGGTCTAATAATTCAGTGCAGAATGTTTCGACCCCACAGACTTTTGGAGGAAAGCATCTCGTCCATATTTTACCAAGACCTTCATCTTTAGCAACATCTAGTTCAACACAAACTTTTTCTGTTACCATGTCAAACCAACAGCAGCCTCAAACCATTTCTTTAAATGGACAGCTCTTTGCTTTGCAGCCTGTGATGTCCTCATCAGGAACTACAAATCAAACCCCTATGCAAATTATCCAACCCACCACCAGCGAAGATCCAAATACCAACGTTGCCCTGAATACGTTTGGAGCTTTGGCCAGCCTCAATCAAAGCATATCGCAGATGGCTGGGCAAAGCTGTGTACAGTTGTCTATTAGCCAGCCTGCCAATCCTCCGACCGCTGCAAATAGTCAGACCACCCCAGTTAACTGTGTTTCGTTAACAACAACTGTAGCATCTCCTGTGACAACTGATAATTCGGCCACACTACCCAGTGCTTACAGTCTAGTAACTACGCCCTCAGTGAACGCTGTAGCTTGTTTACCTAACATGAAGTCGAAAAGGTTGAATAAGAAGCCAGGTGCCAAGAAACACTTAGCAGCTAACAAGTCGGCGTGCCCCCTGAATCCAGTCAGAGACGCGGGCAAGTTTGACTGTGCCAGCACTGACGCCACAGCGGAACCATCATGTAATAATGACGGACTGCTGGAAAGCCTCCCTGTTGGGTTACCGTCTGTCGCCGGGTCCCAGGCAAACAGTGTAAGAGTTTCTGGTGCACATTCTGTGGACATTCTGAATTCCGAGTCAGTGATACCTGAATCTCTACCCAAATCTAAGTCAGCAGAAGAAACTAGTTCGCCCTCCCAAGAATCTGTACCGAGTGAACATTTTGTCATGACTCCAGCAAAATCCAAAGATTCTGCCCCCATTTTGCAACGAGAGACCCCTCAGGATAAGCCACCAACTAGTTTGGCGTTGTCGGATGCTGCCAAATCCTGCGCTTCGGCTAATGTGTTGATTCCATCTACAAATGATCCCCACGTTTTGGTTTCTCAGGTTTCTAGTCTGTCATCTACCGCCAGCACTGCCGGTACGGACTGTGTTTCCGAGGTAGAGGTCACTGCGGAACCTTGCAGGGTAGAGCAAGATTCACCTGATACGTTGCAAGCGACGGGTCTCTTAAAAGGGCCTGGTTTGACTGCACTGCTTTGTGGTCTCGAGAAAGAGAAAGACCCTCAgaaactctctctctcagtcCAGGTGGACCATCCTGACTTTTCTTCAGAAAACTCTAAACTGGTTGATGCAGGTGTCGATTTACATCCCAAACAGGAGCTCTTACTGATTAGCAGTGACGATAGAGACCCGGGGCCGCCTCACTCGTGCGTCCCTGATCCGGAGGGCATCGGTGGCTCCTTGCTGGTCAGCAGACAGGCGGACTCTCCCATGTCAACCAGCTCTGGCAGCAGCCGTAGTTTCTCAGTAGCGTCCATGCTTCCTGAAACGACTAGAGAGGATGTCAGCAGCAGTACAACGACCAACACGTGTGACAGCTGTACCTTTGTAGAGCAAACTGACATCGTCGCTCTTGCGGCAAGAGCTATTTTTGACCAGGACAGCCTTGAGAAGGGAAGAGCTGGCAGTCAGGCTGACGTGAGGGACGTCACTTCGAAGCCTGCCGAAGCATCGCCTCTAGAGGGGGACCAGCCTTTCAAAACACAGGTATCTAAAGAGAGTGGTGCTGGACAGGCAGAAGCAACACCAAATGAATTTACTTCTCAGGATTCAATTGAAGCCACAGTGGATCAGCCTCTTGGGAAACCAAGTTGTTCTGTGGGAATGAAAACATCCAGTGCCTCTTTACAGGTTTCAACCTCTCAGCCACCAAGCATCACCAGTTTGAGTGTGAATAATCTTATCCACCAGAGCAGCAGCAGCCATCCTCTGGTCAGCTGTGCTGGTTTGTCCCAAACTTCAGAGCAAACAACTGTTCCTGCAACGGTTACTCTGACGGTGGCATCTAGCTCCTACACCAGTCAGCCTCCTGGACCAGCTCTGATGACCGAATATCCCCAGGAACAGCTCAGCACCATAACTGGCACCATACCAAATCCACAGATCCAAGAGCCCCTCTTAAAGACAAGCCAGGAAAGCCGCAAAGACTCTGCTAAGCGTGCTGTCCAAGATGACCTTTTATTGTCTTCGGCTAAACGTCAGAAGCATTGCCAGCCAGCCCCGCTGAGGCTTGAGGCAATGTCCCTGATGAGCCGAACTCCAGACAGCATTTCTGATCAGGCTCAGATGATGGTCAGTCAGCTCCCTCCCAACTCTGCGAACTCCGTGGTGCCCATCAGCAACCCAGCACACGGGGACGGCCTCACCCGACTGTTTCCACCTAGTAACAATTTTGTGGCTCCCGCATTGAGACAAACGGAAGTGCAGTGCAGCTCTCAGAACTCGGTGGCCGAGCAGCAGCAGACCCAGGCAAGTCAACATCTCCAGGCCCTGCAGCAGCATGTTCCGGCCCAGGGGGTGTCCCACCTGCACAGTAACCACCTCTActtaaagcagcagcagcagcagcaacagcagcagcagcagcagcagcaagcgGTGCGAGAGAGGCATCACCTGtatcagctgcagcatcacataCCTCATGCAGAGAGCTCTGTCCACTCTCAGCCCCATAACGTCCACCAACAGAGGACTCTACAGCAGGAAGttcagatgcagaaaaagcgGAATCTTGTTCAGGGCACTCAGGCCTCTCAGCTTGCCTTGCAACCAAAGCACCCTGGAACTGATCAGCCCCGGCCCAAGAGCGGTCAGCCACACCCCCACCATCAGCAGATGCAGCAACAGATGCAGCAGCACTTCGGAAGTTCGCAGCCAGAGAAGAGTTGTGAAAACCCTTCGGCCAGCCGGAACCACCATAGCCATGCCCAGAGCCATCTCAGTCAAGATCTTCTGCACCAGCAGCCGGATGTTGGGAGCAGGCAGCAAGGTTCAGGGGTTTCTTCGGAACACGTATCCGGGCATAACCCAATGCAGAGGCTTCTGACATCAAGAGGCATGGAGCAGCAAATGGTGTCCCAGCCAAGTATTGTGACGAGACCTTCAGACATGACCTGTGCTCCACACAGGCCAGAGAGAAATAGGGTTTCAAGTTATTCTGCTGAGGCACTCATTGGAAAGACGTCTTCTAATTCCGAGCAGAGAATGGGCATATCAATTCAGGGTTCCAGAGTTTCAGATCAGCTTGAAATGAGAAGCTATCTTGATGTTCCCAGGAATAAGAGCTTGGCCCTTCACAATATGCAGGGTCGCGTGGACCATCCTGTTGCCCCGGAGATCCGCCTTTCTGACTGTCAGACGTTTAAACCAAGTGGAGCCAGTCAACAGCCCCCGAGTAATTTTGAAGTACAGTCctcaagaaataatgaaataggtAACCCTGTATCATCCCTGAGGACTATGCAGTCCCAGGCTTTTCGAATCAGTCAAAACCCTGGTCCACCACCAGTCGACCGCCAAAAGAGATTACCTTATCCACCAGTTCAGAGTATCCCAGCAGGAAATGCTATCCCACCAAGGGACAGTGAAAACACATGCCACCAGAGTTTCATGCAGAGCTTACTTGCCCCTCACCTTGGTGATCAGGTCCTTGGAACGCAGAGACCACTCTCGGAACATCAGAGGAACACACAGTGTGGTCCATCCTCTGCCATTGAATATAATTGTCCCCCAGCTCATGAAAGTGTACATAttagaagagagagtgagagtcagAACAGGGAAAGCTGTGACATGTCCCTAGGTGCAATTAACACCAGGAACAGCACCTTGAATATTCCTTTCTCCAGTTCTTCTTCTTCAGGAGATATTCAAGGTCGAAACACAAGTCCCAATGTTTCTGTGCAGAAGTCCAATCCCATGAGGATAACTGACAGTCATGGGACCAAGGGCCACATGAACCCTCCAGTCACAACCAACATGCATGGGGTTGCAAGGCCAGCTCTGCCCCATCCGTCTGTGTCTCATGGAAATGCTGAGCAAGGGCCTCCTGTACGTCCAACTAACTCTTCAGTTCCCCAGCGATCAAGGCATCCCTTGCAAGACAGCAGTGGTTCCAAAATCCGTCAGCCTGAAAGGAATCGTTCTGGAAACCAAAGACACAGTAATGTCTTTGATCCGAGTCTtccccatcttcctctctctacTAGTGGCAGTATGATTCTTGGACGCCAGCAGCCCActacagagaagagaggaagtaTTGTTCGTTTCATGCCCGATAGCCCACAAATACCTAACGATAATTCGGCACCTGACCAGCATACACTATCACAAAATTTcggttttccttttattcctgaGGGTGGCATGAATCCACCAATAAATGCTAATACTTCTTTCATTCCACAGGTAACTCAGCCTAGTGCCACTCGAACGCCAGCTCTCATCCCTGTAGACCCCCAGAATACTCTACCCTCCTTCTATCCCCCATACTCTCCTGCTCATCCTACACTGTCCAATGATATTTCCATCCCGTATTTTTCCAATCAGATGTTTTCAAATCCTAGCACTGAGAAAGTCAACAGTGGAAGCCTAAATAACCGATTTGGATCAATTCTGTCTCCTCCCAGACCTGTTGGTTTTGCTCAACCAAGTTTTCCTCTGCTCCCTGATATGCCGCCAATGCACATGACCAACTCTCACTTGTCCAACTTTAACATGACATCTTTGTTTCCAGAAATAGCTACAGCTCTTCCAGATGGCTCGGCAATGTCACCTTTGCTAACCATAGCGAACTCCTCTGCCTCCGACTCTTCCAAGCAGTCCTCAAACAGACCTGCCCACAACATAAGCCATATTTTAGGTCATGACTGCAGTTCAGCTGTCTGA